One window of Saccharomyces kudriavzevii IFO 1802 strain IFO1802 genome assembly, chromosome: 10 genomic DNA carries:
- the MHO1 gene encoding Mho1p (similar to Saccharomyces cerevisiae MHO1 (YJR008W); ancestral locus Anc_5.156) produces the protein MSVRPATHAGSWYSNRTQELSQQLHTYLTKSSLKGPIRNARVIICPHAGYKYCGPTMAYSYASLDISSDVKRIFILGPSHHIYFKNQILISAFSELETPLGNLKVDTDLCKALVKKEHSEKGKKLFKLMDQDTDMAEHSLEMQFPMLVETLKWRGLSLDEVKIVPMIVSHNSIDIDHSIGDVLSEYIKNPNNLFIVSSDFCHWGRRFQYTGYVGSKEELDEAIQEETEVEMLTARSKLSHHQVPIWQSIEIMDKYAMKTLADTANPERYGAWKQYLEITGNTICGEKPISVILSALSRIKDASALTIKFHWPHYSQSSHVTSIDDSSVSYTSGYVILE, from the coding sequence atgtcaGTACGTCCAGCAACACACGCAGGCTCATGGTACTCTAATAGAACCCAAGAACTTTCTCAACAACTACATACGTACTTGACTAAAAGTTCACTCAAAGGACCCATTCGTAACGCCCGGGTTATCATATGTCCACATGCCGGTTATAAGTATTGCGGGCCCACGATGGCTTACTCATACGCATCATTGGACATAAGTAGCGATGtcaaaagaatattcaTATTGGGGCCCTCACACCATATTTATTTTAAGAATCAAATACTGATCAGTGCATTTAGTGAACTTGAGACACCCTTGGGCAATTTAAAGGTCGATACTGACTTGTGTAAGGCAttagtaaaaaaagagcaTTCTGAAAAGGGCAAGAAACTGTTCAAGTTAATGGACCAGGATACTGATATGGCAGAACATTCCTTAGAGATGCAGTTTCCAATGTTGGTGGAAACTTTAAAGTGGAGAGGACTTTCCTTGGATGAAGTTAAAATAGTTCCTATGATAGTTTCCCATAATAGTATCGATATCGATCATTCCATTGGTGATGTTTTATCTGAGTACATCAAGAATCCAAACAACTTATTTATTGTGAGCAGTGATTTTTGTCATTGGGGCCGTAGGTTTCAGTATACTGGATATGTCGGAAGCAAAGAAGAGTTGGATGAGGCTATTCAAGAGGAAACAGAAGTAGAAATGCTGACTGCCAGGAGTAAACTCTCGCATCATCAAGTGCCTATTTGGCAATCTATTGAAATTATGGATAAGTATGCCATGAAAACATTAGCTGATACTGCTAATCCTGAAAGATACGGTGCTTGGAAACAGTATTTAGAGATAACTGGAAATACAATATGCGGTGAAAAACCAATTAGTGTGATACTGAGTGCCCTATCCAGAATCAAAGATGCCAGTGCTTTAACTATTAAATTTCACTGGCCTCACTACTCACAGAGTTCTCATGTAACAAGTATTGATGATAGTAGTGTTAGCTATACTTCAGGATATGTTATTTTAGAATAG
- the SPC1 gene encoding signal peptidase complex subunit SPC1 (similar to Saccharomyces cerevisiae SPC1 (YJR010C-A); ancestral locus Anc_5.151): protein MSAILQDIQRKLILPIDFPSQRKTEKLQHLTLTIGAVVACMLGFAQQSLYVLLITYGASCVITLMFVLPAYPWYNKQKLRWAQPKIEINVDQYD from the coding sequence ATGTCTGCGATATTACAAGACATACAAAGGAAGTTAATTTTACCAATAGATTTTCCCAGCCAACggaaaacagaaaaacttcaacaTTTAACACTCACAATTGGAGCAGTGGTAGCATGCATGTTAGGATTTGCCCAACAGTCCCTTTACGTTCTGTTGATCACATATGGCGCAAGTTGTGTGATCACCCTGATGTTTGTTTTGCCAGCTTACCCATGGTacaataaacaaaaattgaGATGGGCGCAGCCAAAAATTGAGATTAATGTCGATCAATATGACTAA
- the LSO1 gene encoding Lso1p (similar to Saccharomyces cerevisiae YGR169C-A and YJR005C-A; ancestral locus Anc_5.173), with the protein MHNTGKRYSETAKKVAAGRARKRKQAYEKDQLHTQQLEAQEAQKWEEGVKPPNQKKLILDEKKVEKLRAKKERDGLLAAEEEVLGKGGKGKI; encoded by the coding sequence ATGCATAATACCGGAAAGAGGTATTCCGAAACTGCCAAAAAGGTGGCGGCAGGAAGGGCAAGGAAGCGTAAACAAGCTTATGAGAAAGACCAACTGCACACGCAGCAACTAGAGGCTCAAGAGGCTCAGAAATGGGAAGAAGGTGTAAAACCTCCCAATCAGAAGAAGCTGATCttggatgaaaaaaaggtagAAAAGCTGAGAgccaaaaaggaaagagatGGATTATTAGCCGCCGAGGAGGAAGTATTGGGTAAGGGTGGCAAgggaaaaatataa
- the MET3 gene encoding sulfate adenylyltransferase (similar to Saccharomyces cerevisiae MET3 (YJR010W); ancestral locus Anc_5.154) — MPAPHGGVLQDLIARDASKKNELLSEAQSSDILVWNLTPRQLCDIELILNGGFSPLTGFLNENDYSSVVTDSRLADGTLWTIPITFDVDEAFANQLKPDTRIALYQDDEIPVAILSVQDVYKPNKSIEAEKVFRGDPEHPAISYLFNVAGDYYVGGSLEAIQLPQHYDYPGLRKTPAQLRLEFQSRQWDRVVAFQTRNPMHRAHRELTVRAAREANAKVLIHPVVGLTKPGDIDHHTRVRVYQEIIKRYPNGIAFLSLLPLAMRMSGDREAVWHAIIRKNYGASHFIVGRDHAGPGKNSKGVDFYGPYDAQELVESYKHELDIEVVPFRMVTYLPDEDRYAPIDQIDTTKTRTLNISGTELRRRLKVGGEIPEWFSYPEVVKILRESNPPRPKQGFAIVLGDSLTVSREQLSIALLSTFLQFGGGRYYKILEHDNKTEILSLIQDFIGSGSGLIIPNQWEDEKDSVVDKQNIYLLDTSSSADIRLGSANEAISHIVQKIVLFLEDNGFFVF, encoded by the coding sequence ATGCCTGCTCCTCATGGTGGTGTTTTACAAGACTTGATTGCTAGAGATGCGTCAAAAAAGAACGAACTGTTGTCTGAAGCTCAGTCCTCGGACATTTTAGTATGGAACTTGACTCCAAGACAACTTTGTGATATCGAATTGATCTTGAATGGTGGATTCTCTCCTCTGACTGGTTTCTTAAACGAAAACGACTATTCTTCAGTAGTTACAGATTCGAGATTAGCAGACGGGACTTTATGGACTATCCCTATTACATTCGACGTTGATGAAGCATTTGCTAATCAACTCAAGCCAGACACGAGAATTGCCCTGTATCAGGATGATGAGATTCCTGTTGCAATACTCTCTGTCCAAGACGTTTACAAGCCAAACAAGTCTATTGAAGCCGAAAAGGTGTTCAGAGGCGACCCAGAACACCCAGCTATTAGCTACTTATTCAACGTCGCCGGTGACTATTACGTAGGAGGTTCATTAGAAGCCATTCAATTACCCCAGCATTATGACTACCCAGGTTTACGTAAGACTCCTGCCCAATTGAGACTGGAATTCCAATCTAGACAATGGGACCGTGTCGTCGCCTTCCAAACTCGTAACCCAATGCACAGAGCCCACAGAGAACTAACTGTGAGAGCTGCTAGGGAAGCTAATGCCAAGGTCTTGATCCATCCAGTTGTTGGATTGACCAAGCCAGGTGATATAGACCACCACACCCGTGTTCGTGTATATCAGGAAATTATCAAGCGTTATCCTAATGGTATTGCCTTCTTGTCCTTATTGCCCTTAGCAATGAGAATGAGCGGTGATAGAGAAGCGGTATGGCACGCAATCATCAGAAAGAATTATGGTGCCTCCCATTTCATCGTTGGTAGAGATCATGCAGGCCCAGGGAAAAACTCCAAGGGTGTGGATTTCTACGGCCCATATGATGCCCAAGAGTTGGTTGAATCTTACAAACATGAACTGGATATCGAAGTGGTTCCATTCAGAATGGTCACTTATCTACCGGACGAAGATCGTTATGCACCAATTGACCAAATTGACACTACAAAAACAAGAACTTTGAACATTTCAGGTACAGAATTAAGACGTCGTTTGAAAGTCGGTGGTGAGATACCTGAATGGTTCTCATACCCCGAAGTAGTTAAAATCTTGAGAGAGTCAAACCCACCAAGACCTAAACAGGGGTTTGCTATTGTCCTAGGTGATTCCTTAACCGTTTCCCGTGAGCAATTATCTATTGCCTTATTATCCACGTTCTTGCAATTCGGTGGTGGAAGATACTATAAGATCTTGGAACACGATAATAAAACAGAAATATTATCCTTaattcaagattttattgGCTCTGGTAGTGGTTTGATTATTCCAAATCAATGggaagatgaaaaggaCTCTGTCGTTGACAAGCAAAACATTTACCTATTGGATACCTCAAGTTCAGCTGATATCCGCCTAGGATCAGCCAACGAAGCAATCTCACATATTGTCCAAAAAATTGTCTTGTTCTTGGAAGACAACGgcttttttgtattttaa
- the POL31 gene encoding DNA-directed DNA polymerase delta subunit POL31 (similar to Saccharomyces cerevisiae POL31 (YJR006W); ancestral locus Anc_5.175), translated as MDTLLAKFNENRCFQNEELSQPLKRIRIGDGGLHNESNPFQLCHKERDYGSQYYHMYQYRLKTFRDRVLKECDNRWDAGFTLNGKLVLKKDKVLDIQGNQPCWCVGSIYCEMKYKPNVLEEVINDTYGAPDLTKSYTDKEGGSDEIMLEDESGRVLLVGDFIRSAPFITGVVVGILGMEAEAGTFQVLDICYPTPLVQNPLPTRNASSHSRGKIALVSGLNLNNTSPDRILRLEILREFLMGRISDKIDDVSEIGRLLICGNSVDFDIRSVTKDELTTSLTELSRFLHNILPSISVDMMPGTNDPSDKSLPQQPFHKSLFDKSLESYFNDSNKEILNLVTNPYEFTYSGVDVLAISGKNINDICKYVIPSNEIVKEGQEKFMQGENNDDFKDNIEHRMDLMECTMKWQNIAPTAPDTLWCYPYTDKDPFVLDKWPHVYVVGNQPYFGTRSIDIGGKNIRIISVPEFSSTGVVVLLDLETLEVETVKIDI; from the coding sequence ATGGACACGTTGCTAGCAAAGTTCAACGAGAACAggtgttttcaaaatgaagaacTGTCTCAGCCACTAAAAAGGATAAGAATTGGAGATGGCGGTCTTCACAACGAATCGAACCCATTTCAACTCTGCCATAAAGAACGCGACTACGGTTCTCAGTACTACCACATGTATCAGTACCGCTTGAAAACTTTCAGAGACCGTGTCTTGAAGGAATGTGATAATAGATGGGATGCAGGTTTTACCTTGAATGGGAAACTGGTCCTGAAGAAGGACAAGGTACTGGATATTCAAGGAAATCAACCATGCTGGTGCGTTGGGTCCATATACTGTGAGATGAAGTACAAACCAAATGTATTGGAAGAAGTCATCAATGACACTTATGGTGCGCCGGATTTGACGAAAAGTTACACTGATAAAGAGGGTGGTTCCGATGAAATCATGCTGGAAGATGAAAGTGGGAGAGTGCTCCTGGTGGGTGATTTTATTCGGTCTGCACCCTTCATCACTGGTGTTGTTGTAGGTATTCTAGGTATGGAGGCTGAGGCCGGGACATTCCAAGTACTAGATATATGCTATCCCACTCCCTTGGTACAAAATCCTTTGCCTACCCGAAATGCTTCCTCTCACTCCAGGGGCAAAATTGCTCTTGTTTCTGGATTAAATCTTAACAATACCTCACCTGATAGAATATTGAGATTAGAGATCCTGAGAGAGTTCTTGATGGGAAGAATCAGTGATAAAATTGACGACGTTTCTGAGATCGGCAGGTTACTGATATGTGGTAATTCCGTTGATTTCGACATTAGAAGTGTGACCAAGGATGAATTAACCACTTCCCTGACTGAACTCAGTAGGTTCTTACACAACATTCTTCCTTCCATATCCGTTGACATGATGCCCGGTACTAACGATCCAAGTGACAAATCCCTACCTCAACAGCCTTTCCACAAATCACTATTCGACAAATCACTAGAATCCTACTTCAATGATTCTAACAAAGAGATTTTGAATCTAGTGACGAATCCTTATGAGTTCACCTATAGCGGTGTAGATGTTTTAGCCATTTCAGGTAAGAATATCAACGATATTTGTAAATACGTAATACCATCAAATGAAATTGTAAAAGAAGGTCAAGAAAAGTTTATGCAAGGTGAAAATAACGATGATTTTAAAGACAATATAGAACACCGAATGGATCTCATGGAATGTACCATGAAATGGCAAAACATCGCGCCCACTGCGCCTGACACCTTATGGTGTTATCCATATACTGATAAAGATCCATTCGTATTGGACAAGTGGCCACACGTTTACGTTGTAGGTAACCAACCGTATTTCGGAACAAGATCAATAGACATTGGCGGAAAGAATATAAGGATAATATCTGTGCCTGAATTCAGTTCTACTGGGGTGGTTGTATTACTAGATTTAGAAACGTTAGAAGTAGAGACAGTCAAGATTGACATTTAA
- the SUI2 gene encoding translation initiation factor eIF2 subunit alpha (similar to Saccharomyces cerevisiae SUI2 (YJR007W); ancestral locus Anc_5.157): MSTSHCRFYENKYPEIEDIVMVNVQQIAEMGAYVKLLEYDNIEGMILLSELSRRRIRSIQKLIRVGKNDVAVVLRVDKEKGYIDLSKRRVSSEDIIKCEEKYQKSKTVHSILRYCAEKFRIPLEELYKTIAWPLSRKFGHAYEAFKLSIIDETVWEGIEPPSKDVLDELKNYISKRLTPQAVKIRADVEVSCFSYEGIDAIKEALKSAEDMSTEQMQVKVKLVAAPLYVLTTQSLDKQKGIEQLEKAIEKITEVITKYGGVCNITMPPKAVTATEDAELQALLESKELDNRSDSEDDEDESDDE, from the coding sequence ATGTCTACTTCTCATTGCAGATTTTACGAAAACAAATACCCAGAAATCGAAGATATTGTCATGGTCAATGTCCAGCAGATTGCTGAAATGGGTGCTTACGTTAAATTGTTGGAATATGACAACATTGAGGGTATGATTCTGCTGAGTGAATTATCCCGTAGACGTATTAGAtccattcaaaaattgattcGTGTTGGTAAAAACGATGTCGCCGTTGTTCTTCGTGTcgacaaagaaaagggtTACATCGATTTATCTAAACGTCGTGTTTCTTCCGAAGATATCATTAAATGTGaggaaaaatatcaaaaatctAAGACTGTTCATTCCATCTTAAGATATTGCGCTGAAAAATTCCGAATTCCATTAGAAGAATTATATAAGACCATTGCTTGGCCTTTAAGTCGAAAATTCGGTCATGCTTACGAGGCTTTCAAACTTTCCATCATTGACGAAACTGTTTGGGAAGGCATTGAACCGCCATCAAAAGATGTTTTAGATGAATTAAAGAATTATATCTCCAAGAGGTTAACACCCCAAGCTGTCAAAATTAGAGCCGATGTTGAAGTATCCTGTTTCAGCTACGAAGGTATCGATGCCATTAAGGAGGCCTTGAAATCAGCTGAAGATATGTCCACAGAACAAATGCAAGTTAAAGTTAAATTAGTTGCCGCTCCATTGTACGTTTTAACCACTCAATCTTTAGATAAACAAAAGGGCATTGaacaattggaaaaggccattgaaaaaattaccGAAGTCATTACCAAATATGGTGGTGTCTGTAACATTACGATGCCACCAAAGGCCGTTACTGCTACTGAAGATGCTGAATTACAGGCTCTATTAGAGAGTAAAGAATTGGATAACAGATCTGACtctgaagatgatgaggatgaatCAGACGACGAGTAA
- the SKDI10G2210 gene encoding uncharacterized protein (similar to Saccharomyces cerevisiae YJR012C; ancestral locus Anc_5.148): MVGGGNLSYEELLDHIINNKPVPNIVEVPNVTLDESLGSTSSLKPRARPWEGQQQHQSQQQLQISEENISLDINQESLEDMTSLSKLSECYDIQSKMQMNDASNNDDDDDDSSNEKSITR, encoded by the coding sequence ATGGTTGGAGGCGGCAACCTTAGTTACGAGGAATTGCTGGACCACATTATAAATAACAAGCCCGTACCCAATATTGTGGAAGTACCAAATGTCACGCTAGATGAAAGCCTAGGTAGTACTTCTTCATTGAAGCCAAGGGCAAGGCCCTGGGAAGGacagcagcagcatcaGTCTCAACAGCAGTTACAAATTTCGGAAGAGAATATATCTTTGGATATTAATCAAGAAAGTTTGGAAGACATGACCTCACTATCAAAACTCTCTGAGTGTTATGACATACAGTCCAAGATGCAGATGAATGACGCTAGTAacaacgatgatgatgacgatgataGCAGCAATGAGAAATCAATAACTAGATAA
- the TDH2 gene encoding glyceraldehyde-3-phosphate dehydrogenase (phosphorylating) TDH2 (similar to Saccharomyces cerevisiae TDH3 (YGR192C) and TDH2 (YJR009C); ancestral locus Anc_5.155) has translation MVRVAINGFGRIGRLVMRIALQRKNVEVVALNDPFITNDYAAYMFKYDSTHGRYAGEVSHDDKHIIVDGNKIATFQERDPANLPWGSLKIDIAIDSTGVFKELDTAQKHIDAGAKKVVITAPSSTAPMFVMGVNEDKYTSDLKIVSNASCTTNCLAPLAKVINDAFGIEEGLMTTVHSMTATQKTVDGPSHKDWRGGRTASGNIIPSSTGAAKAVGKVLPELQGKLTGMAFRVPTVDVSVVDLTVKLNKATTYDEIKKVVKAASEGKMKGVLGYTEDAVVSSDFLGDSNSSIFDAAAGIQLSPKFVKLVSWYDNEYGYSTRVVDLVEHVAKA, from the coding sequence ATGGTTAGAGTTGCTATTAATGGATTCGGTAGAATCGGTAGATTGGTCATGAGAATTGctttgcaaagaaagaacgTCGAAGTTGTTGCTTTGAACGATCCTTTCATCACCAACGACTACGCTGCTTACATGTTCAAGTACGACTCCACCCACGGTAGATACGCTGGTGAAGTTTCCCACGATGACAAGCACATCATTGTCGATGGTAACAAGATTGCTACTTTCCAAGAAAGAGACCCAGCTAACTTGCCATGGGGCTCTCTAAAGATTGACATCGCCATTGACTCCACTGGTGTTTTCAAGGAATTGGACACTGCTCAAAAGCACATTGATGCTGGTGCCAAGAAGGTTGTCATCACTGCTCCATCTTCCACCGCCCCAATGTTCGTCATGGGTGTTAACGAAGACAAATACACTTCTGACTTGAAGATTGTTTCCAACGCTTCTTGTACCACCAACTGTTTGGCTCCATTGGCCAAGGTTATCAACGATGCTTTCGgtattgaagaaggtttGATGACCACTGTCCACTCCATGACCGCCACTCAAAAGACTGTCGATGGTCCATCCCACAAGGACTGGAGAGGTGGTAGAACCGCTTCCGGTAACATCATCCCATCCTCCACTGGTGCTGCCAAGGCTGTCGGTAAGGTCTTGCCTGAATTGCAAGGTAAGTTGACCGGTATGGCTTTCAGAGTCCCAACCGTCGACGTTTCCGTTGTCGACTTGACTGTCAAGTTGAACAAGGCAACCACCTACGATGAAATTAAGAAGGTTGTCAAGGCTGCCTCTGAAGGTAAGATGAAGGGTGTTTTGGGTTACACTGAAGACGCTGTTGTCTCCTCTGACTTCTTGGGTGACTCTAACTCTTCCATCTTCGATGCTGCCGCTGGTATCCAATTGTCTCCAAAGTTCGTCAAGTTGGTCTCATGGTACGATAACGAATACGGTTACTCTACCAGAGTTGTCGACTTGGTTGAACACGTTGCCAAGGCTTAA
- the CAL4 gene encoding Cal4p (similar to Saccharomyces cerevisiae YJR011C; ancestral locus Anc_5.150): MSEINPREDTVSSLQSKLFLNDGISENNKKNVILLNQIVPFILNTSHYMTDLMYILYYLAQKQDEKSSNADGTRTSRREELLALKNDLCELIYDLRTGFRLLLDSCELDHFETPGKCRHLIEKGLVTSIYDVNRFIFQELNRLNVDFKEEFTLQMQNCLLGFVNLYKFLNKIPMNKQQSQMNDLQMKILVNVLQNELLPIWKFQLDLLNCKLFNELSKDTDMVKVYREATNDTAVDVSNGEPFIRYVNWLKDQIIGEMTV, translated from the coding sequence ATGAGTGAAATTAATCCTCGTGAAGACACAGTCTCTTCTTTACAATCCAAACTTTTTCTCAACGATGGGATATCAGagaacaacaagaaaaatgttatATTGCTAAATCAGATAGTCCCGTTCATTCTGAATACTTCACACTATATGACGGATCTTATGTATATTCTGTATTATCTGGCTCAGAAACAGGAcgaaaaatcttcaaatgcAGATGGTACACGTACATCACGCAGGGAGGAACTTCTAGCATTAAAAAATGATCTTTGTGAACTGATTTATGATTTAAGAACAGGTTTCCGCTTATTATTGGATAGTTGTGAACTAGACCACTTTGAAACACCAGGTAAATGCCGACATTTGATTGAGAAGGGTTTAGTCACCTCTATTTATGACGTAAATAGATTCATTTTCCAGGAATTGAATAGGTTAAACGTTGATtttaaagaagaatttaCTCTACAGATGCAGAATTGCTTATTGGGATTCGTTAATCtatataaatttttgaataaaatcCCCATGAATAAACAGCAATCACAAATGAACGATTTAcagatgaaaattttagtTAATGTGTTGCAGAACGAATTATTACCTATCTGGAAGTTTCAGCTGGACTTACTGAATTGTAAACTCTTTAATGAGCTTTCCAAGGATACGGACATGGTTAAAGTATATAGAGAAGCTACGAACGATACGGCTGTTGACGTCAGCAATGGCGAACCCTTCATTAGATACGTTAACTGGCTGAAGGATCAAATTATCGGCGAAATGACAGTGTAG
- the APL1 gene encoding Apl1p (similar to Saccharomyces cerevisiae APL1 (YJR005W); ancestral locus Anc_5.229) — translation MSDQRVFARYKANEIVTDLQHFGVKKFKSNTTRKKNALRKIIANLMLGNYGEMSLLFSELLKFWQIEDDLEVKRICHEYIRVMGVLKPQQAKEALPFIMDDFKSRDEKLKIMALRTLVLVPLRDFSEQAFDCIISLVNHKSPPEEVTRTAIYALLDLDEIDHERVLGLSSILQEIVRLQSSSPEVVVAALHTLCSIHEKNVNMEPFRLSLELAFNMLELLPELNEWNKATVLEILTTSVVPQHYLDTHEMIGLALPYLQQVNTYVVLNTLKFIMYLLNYIDVIKESLAEKLSNSVIALLDKPPELQFLVLRNVILLLLSRESSLLRLDISYFFIEYNDPIYIKDTKLECLYLLANKETLSRILEELEQYATDIDIQMSRKSVRAIGNLAVKLDEDSVHDCVTVLLDLLEFGVDYVVQEIISVFRNILRKYPNNFKANVTELIKHTEVVQEPESKNAMIWIITQYSDIIPNYLNLFKVFSSSMFTETLEVQFSILNSAIKFFIRSPTEETEELCMNLLKGCTDQGNNPDLRDKAFMYWRLLSLTKTPCNSNALSFESLKSVLDGELPLIEMNTKLDPTVLEELELNIGTIVSIYLKPVSHIFRLNKTKLLPQSPILNTNKALLPVDSSSFSPTGANGDRQNSESQSSTKSRKSAMMDDYDKPAEKIHQLKGKRKSSSNNPSKLSRKPSTLLRKLSMKRPFS, via the coding sequence ATGTCCGATCAAAGAGTTTTTGCTAGATATAAAGCAAATGAAATTGTCACTGATCTGCAACATTTTGGTGTAAAGAAGTTCAAATCAAATAccacaagaaaaaaaaatgctctAAGGAAAATTATCGCAAATTTGATGCTAGGAAATTATGGCGAAATGtcccttttattttctgaaCTTTTAAAATTCTGGCAAATCGAAGATGATTTGGAAGTGAAAAGAATTTGTCATGAATATATTAGAGTGATGGGTGTGTTAAAACCCCAACAAGCCAAAGAGGCACTGCCTTTCATAATGGACGATTTTAAAAGCAGAGATGAAAAGTTAAAAATTATGGCATTAAGAACTTTGGTGCTAGTTCCCTTGAGAGACTTTTCTGAGCAGGCTTTCGATTGTATCATTTCATTGGTAAATCATAAAAGTCCACCTGAAGAAGTGACAAGGACGGCGATTTATGCACTTTTAGATCTGGATGAAATTGACCACGAAAGAGTGTTGGGTTTATCAAGCATTCTACAGGAAATTGTAAGATTACAATCAAGTTCTCCAGAAGTTGTTGTGGCTGCATTGCATACTCTGTGTTCCATTcacgaaaaaaatgttaaCATGGAGCCCTTCAGACTTTCTTTGGAACTCGCCTTTAACATGCTAGAGCTTTTGCCCGAATTAAATGAATGGAATAAGGCCACTGTATTGGAAATTTTAACAACTTCCGTTGTACCGCAGCATTACTTAGATACGCATGAAATGATCGGACTAGCTTTGCCATACCTGCAACAGGTAAACACCTATGTAGTGTTGAACACTTTAAAATTTATCATGTATTTACTGAATTATATTGATGTCATCAAAGAGAGTCTAGCCGAAAAATTATCTAATTCGGTAATAGCTTTACTAGATAAGCCTCCAGAACTACAATTTTTAGTCTTGAGAAACgttattcttcttctattgAGTAGGGAGTCATCTTTGCTTAGACTAGATATTtcgtattttttcatcgagTACAATGATCCtatatatatcaaagaTACGAAATTGGAGTGTCTATATCTTTTGGCTAACAAAGAGACTTTGTCGAGAATCCTAGAAGAATTGGAACAGTATGCAACAGACATCGATATACAAATGTCAAGAAAATCAGTCAGAGCCATTGGCAATCTAGCTGTTAAATTAGATGAAGATTCTGTACATGATTGCGTTACTGTCCTTTTAGATTTATTAGAATTTGGCGTTGATTATGTCGTTCAGGAGATCATTTCTGTTTTCAGGAATATCTTGAGGAAATATCCTAATAATTTTAAGGCAAATGTAACAGAATTAATTAAACATACCGAAGTCGTACAAGAACCCGAATCTAAAAACGCCATGATTTGGATAATTACGCAATATTCGGATATTATTCCAAATTACTTGAACTTGTTCAAAGTCTTTTCTTCTAGCATGTTTACTGAGACGCTAGAGGTGCAATTTTCAATCCTGAATTCCgcaataaaatttttcatcagaaGTCCGACAGAAGAAACCGAAGAACTTTGCatgaatttattgaaagGCTGTACTGATCAGGGAAATAACCCTGATCTAAGAGATAAGGCCTTTATGTATTGGAGGTTACTGTCATTAACGAAAACACCTTGTAATTCGAACGCACTAAGTTTTGAATCCTTAAAATCAGTATTAGATGGAGAATTGCCGCTAATAGAAATGAACACAAAACTGGATCCTACTGTTTTGGAGGAGCTGGAATTAAATATTGGTACAATAGTATCAATCTACTTAAAACCTGTTTCCCATATTTTTAGGTTGAATAAAACCAAATTACTGCCACAAAGTCCTATTCTAAACACAAATAAGGCTCTCTTACCAGTTGACAGTAGTTCGTTTTCACCAACTGGAGCAAATGGGGACCGGCAAAATTCAGAAAGTCAATCTTCGACGAAGTCCAGAAAGAGTGCTATGATGGATGATTATGATAAACCTGCCGAGAAAATCCATCAGTTGAAAGGGAAGCGAAAATCTAGTTCGAACAATCCCTCAAAGCTATCACGAAAGCCTTCCACTCTACTAAGAAAGCTTTCTATGAAGCGCCCTTTTTCATAA